The sequence TGAGCTGGGTGGGGTCGCAGAGGCCAGGGGGAAGCGACTGTTTACTAAAAACACAGGTCCGTGCGAAGTCGTAAGACGCTGTATACGGACTGACGCCTGCCCGGTGCCGGAACGTTAAGAGGACCGGTTAGGGGGACTTGTTCCTTCGAAGCTGAGAATCTAAGCGCCGGTAAACGGCGGTGGTAACTATAACCATCCTAAGGTAGCGAAATTCCTTGTCGGGTAAGTTCCGACCTGCACGAATGGCGTAACGACTTCCCCGCTGTCTCAACCACAGGCCCGGCGAAATTGCAGTACGAGTAAAGATGCTCGTTTCGCGCAGCAGGACGGAAAGACCCCGGGACCTTCACTATAGCTTGGCATTGGCGCTTGGAGCGTCTTGTGTAGGATAGGTGGGAGACTGTGAAGCCCAGACGCCAGTTTGGGTGGAGTCGTTGGTGAAATACCACTCTGGTCGTTTTGAGCGTCTAACCCGCACCCGTGTATCCGGGTGGGGGACAGTGCCTGGTGGGTAGTTTAACTGGGGCGGTTGCCTCCCAAAATGTAACGGAGGCGCCCAAAGGTTCCCTCAGCCTGGTTGGCAATCAGGTGGCGAGTGCAAGGGCACAAGGGAGCTTGACTGTGAGACGGACGTGTCGAGCAGGTGCGAAAGCAGGGCCTAGTGATCCGGCACCTACGTGTGGAAGTGGTGTCGCTCAACGGCTAAAAGGTACCCCGGGGATAACAGGCTGATCTTCCCCAAGAGTCCATATCGACGGGATGGTTTGGCACCTCGATGTCGGCTCGTCGCATCCTGGGGCTGGAGTAGGTCCCAAGGGTTGGGCTGTTCGCCCATTAAAGCGGCACGCGAGCTGGGTTTAGAACGTCGCGAGACAGTTCGGTCCCTATCCGCTGTGCGCGTAGGAGAATTGTGAGGGTCTGTCCCTAGTACGAGAGGACCGGGACGGACGAACCTCTGGTGTGCCAGTTGTCCCGCCAGGGGCACGGCTGGTTGGCTACGTTCGGTCGGGATAACCGCTGAAAGCATCTAAGCGGGAAGCCTTCCTCGAGATGAGTTCTCCCACCCTGTTAAAGGGGTGTAAGGCCCCCGGTAGACGACCGGGTTGATAGGCCGGAGATGGAAGCGCGGTAACGTGTGGAGTCGACCGGTACTAATAGGCCGAGTGGCTTGAACACACTGAACGTTCAGAGTGAATTGCTGCGAGAGATGTTCGCGTCCCTGTGTGGTTCCCAGAAAACAACCGGGAACCCGTTAGACTTAACTTAATTGAATGTCGAGCCGATGGCTCGGACGTGGATTTGCCCACCCAGGTTGGGTGGTGCGTTGAGACGTTCGGTGGTTTTGGCGAGGGGGAAACACCCGGTCCCATCCCGAACCCGGAAGTTAAGCCCTTCAGCGCCGATGGTACTGCATGGGAGACCGTGTGGGAGAGTAGGACGCCGCCGGACATATATTGCAGAAAGGCCCCGCCGTTACCGGCGGGGCCTTTCTCATTTGGTCGATCAGCCGTGGCGGGTCGGCCGGTAGGTCAGGACCTGCGTGTGGCGGTCGAAGGTCCGGGCCTGGAGGAGTTCCAGGTCGAAGTCGTCGGCGCCGTCGAAGACGCGGTCCACGCCGGTCTTTCCGGAGATCACTGGGAAGACCGTCACCTCGATGGCGTCGATCAGGCCGGCGTTCAGCAGCGCCCGGTTGAGCTTCAGGCTGCCGTGGGAGCGCAGCGGCACGTCGGACTCGGCCTTGAGGCGCGTGACCACCTCGACGGGATCGCCGGACTCGATGGTGGTGTCCGGCCAGTCGAGCGGCTCGGTCAGCCGGCTGGACAGCACCGTGACCGGGGACTCGAACATCCGCGTGATCCACCCGTCGAACAGGCCGCGGTCAAAGCCCGGGGCCAGGAACGGCGCGTTGGAGGTGTAGGTGGTGGCCCCCAGCACCATGCGCAGCGGGTCGCGGAAGGCGGCGGCGCGGTGCTCGAGGAACTCGGGGCCCTGTTTGCCCCAGTAACCGCCCCAGTCGCCGTCGTGGTTGGCGAAACCGTCCAGCGTGGAGAAGATGTCGAAGGTGTAGGTGGCAGTCACGGTGACTCCTCAGGAGAAAAACTGGTCGCGCCGCGCCCTGCGGCGGCCTCACCCCTGCTACGAACACCACCACC is a genomic window of Actinomadura citrea containing:
- a CDS encoding dihydrofolate reductase family protein; translation: MTATYTFDIFSTLDGFANHDGDWGGYWGKQGPEFLEHRAAAFRDPLRMVLGATTYTSNAPFLAPGFDRGLFDGWITRMFESPVTVLSSRLTEPLDWPDTTIESGDPVEVVTRLKAESDVPLRSHGSLKLNRALLNAGLIDAIEVTVFPVISGKTGVDRVFDGADDFDLELLQARTFDRHTQVLTYRPTRHG